In a genomic window of Vigna angularis cultivar LongXiaoDou No.4 chromosome 6, ASM1680809v1, whole genome shotgun sequence:
- the LOC108342366 gene encoding protein DMP2: protein MTERGLVTSSSKKTSASTMSGKTFSALGNLVKLLPTGTVFLFQFLIPVVTNNGHCTTLNKYLTGALLVVCAFNCAFASFTDSYTGTDGQRHFGIVTAKGLWPSPASDSLDLSVYKLRFGDFVHAFFSLVVFAVLGLLDTNTVRCFYPEFESGEKVLMEVLPPVIGVVASSVFVIFPNKRHGIGYPTTSDSNDTSQKSKTDSSSA, encoded by the coding sequence ATGACTGAAAGAGGCCTCGTAACATCTTCCTCCAAGAAAACAAGCGCTTCAACCATGTCGGGAAAAACATTCTCGGCGCTAGGAAACCTCGTCAAGCTTCTCCCCACCGGCACCGTCTTCCTATTCCAGTTCCTCATTCCCGTCGTAACAAACAACGGACACTGCACCACTCTCAACAAGTACCTCACCGGAGCGCTCCTTGTCGTCTGTGCTTTCAACTGCGCTTTCGCTTCCTTCACCGACAGCTACACCGGCACCGACGGTCAGCGCCACTTCGGCATCGTCACCGCCAAGGGGCTGTGGCCTTCTCCCGCCTCCGACTCCCTGGACTTGTCCGTATATAAGCTCCGGTTCGGGGACTTCGTGCACGCTTTCTTCTCGTTGGTTGTGTTCGCTGTGCTGGGATTGCTCGATACGAACACTGTGCGTTGTTTCTATCCTGAATTCGAGTCCGGTGAGAAGGTTCTGATGGAGGTGTTGCCTCCTGTTATTGGAGTAGTTGCTAGCTCTGTGTTCGTTATTTTTCCAAATAAGCGTCATGGAATTGGATACCCTACCACTTCTGATTCCAATGATACTTCCCAGAAGTCTAAGACTGATTCATCATCTGCATAA
- the LOC108343433 gene encoding probable protein phosphatase 2C 35 isoform X5, producing MGCVHGKCCTRYPSPSVGGSRDFRELGPYGTQRKHILTQSSLQFVPVPSHNFTLEYSVLTQRGYYPDSPDKENQDSFCIRTQFQGNPSVHFFGVYDGHGEFGAQCSNFVKDRLVENLSSDFALLEDPVKAYTSAFLTTNEDLHKNEIDDSLSGTTAITVLVIGDTLYVANVGDSRAVLAVKDGNRVVAEDLSTDQTPFRRDEYERVKLCGARVLSVDQVEGHKDPDIQTWGDEESQGDDPPRLWVQNGTVPGAAFTRSVGDMLAETIGVIAVPEVSTVQLTPNHLFFVVASDGVFEFLSSQTVVDMAASYSDPRDACAAIAGESYKLCTGYRF from the coding sequence ATGGGGTGTGTCCATGGCAAGTGCTGTACCCGTTACCCTTCACCGTCAGTGGGTGGCTCCAGGGACTTCAGAGAACTTGGCCCTTATGGTACCCAGAGGAAGCACATTCTCACTCAGAGTTCACTGCAGTTTGTTCCCGTTCCTTCCCATAACTTCACTTTAGAATACTCTGTGCTCACTCAGAGAGGGTACTATCCTGATTCACCTGATAAGGAAAACCAGGATAGTTTCTGCATTAGGACACAGTTCCAAGGTAACCCAAGTGTCCATTTCTTCGGTGTTTATGATGGGCATGGCGAATTTGGTGCCCAGTGTTCGAACTTTGTTAAGGATAGGTTGGTGGAAAATTTGTCAAGTGACTTTGCATTGTTGGAGGACCCTGTCAAGGCTTACACTTCTGCTTTCTTGACCACGAACGAGGACTTGCATAAGAATGAGATTGACGATTCCTTGAGTGGCACCACTGCAATTACGGTGCTGGTCATTGGGGACACCCTTTATGTTGCTAATGTCGGTGATTCGAGAGCAGTGCTGGCTGTTAAGGATGGGAACCGGGTTGTTGCTGAGGACTTGTCCACTGATCAGACACCATTTAGGAGAGATGAGTATGAGAGAGTGAAGCTTTGTGGGGCAAGGGTTTTGAGTGTTGATCAGGTGGAAGGGCATAAGGATCCGGATATTCAGACTTGGGGTGATGAAGAGAGTCAGGGTGATGATCCTCCTAGGTTGTGGGTTCAGAATGGGACGGTGCCTGGAGCTGCATTTACAAGGAGTGTAGGGGATATGTTGGCTGAGACTATCGGTGTAATTGCTGTTCCTGAGGTGTCAACGGTTCAGCTTACACCTAACCATCTTTTCTTTGTTGTTGCAAGTGATGGGGTATTTGAGTTCCTATCCAGCCAAACTGTTGTTGATATG
- the LOC108340917 gene encoding uncharacterized protein LOC108340917: MSFSFFKALRPKTPQEVAKSIKESLVALDTKTVSEVKALEKALEEVEKNFATMRTMLSGDGESEPNLDQVSQLVDEICKEDVLTLLIHKLPILGWEARKDLVHCWSILLKHKVESNSCCVEYIEQHAELLDFLVVCYDNKDIALSCGIMLRECIKFPSLARYILESASFVLFFKFVELPNFDVASDAFSTFKDLLTKHVNVVSEFLTAHYDEFFDLYERLLTSPNYVTRRQSLKLLSDFLLESPNSQIMKRYILEVRYLKVMMTLLRDSSKNIQISAFHIFKVFVANPHKPREVKLILAKNQEKLLELLHNLSPGKGSEDEQFEEEKEFIIKEIERLSC, translated from the exons ATGTCGTTCTCGTTTTTCAAGGCTTTGAGGCCTAAAACACCGCAGGAGGTGGCTAAGTCCATCAAGGAGAGCCTCGTGGCCCTAGATACCAAAACCGTCAGTGAAGTTAAAGCCCTTGAAAAG GCTTTAGAGGAAGTTGAAAAGAATTTTGCAACAATGAGAACGATGCTTTCTGGAGATGGAGAGTCAGAACCAAATTTGGATCAGGTTTCACAGTTAGTGGATGAAATCTGCAAGGAGGACGTCCTTACTCTTCTAATACACAAGCTGCCTATACTAGGATGGGAA GCCAGAAAGGATTTAGTCCACTGTTGGTCAATATTATTGAAACATAAAGTTGAGTCCAATTCTTGCTGTGTAGAATACATTGAACAACATGCCGAGTTACTAGACTTTCTTGTTGTATG CTATGATAACAAAGATATTGCCTTGAGCTGTGGCATAATGTTGCGGGAGTGCATCAAATTTCCATCACTTGCAAG GTACATATTGGAATCTGCTAGTTTTGTGTTGTTCTTTAAATTTGTAGAGTTGCCTAACTTTGATGTTGCATCTGATGCATTTTCTACCTTTAAG GATCTTCTCACTAAGCATGTAAATGTGGTCTCTGAATTTTTGACAGCTCACTATGATGAG TTTTTTGATCTATACGAGAGACTTTTGACATCTCCTAATTATGTCACGAGGAGGCAGTCTTTGAAG CTTCTTTCGGATTTTCTTTTGGAATCTCCTAATTCTCAGATAATGAAGCGGTACATCTTAGAAGTTCGTTACTTGAAAGTCATGATGACATTATTGAGG GATTCAAGTAAAAACATTCAGATATCAGCCTTCCACATTTTCAAG GTTTTCGTTGCTAATCCCCATAAGCCTCGAGAAGTAAAACTTATTTTGGCGAAGAACCAGGAAAAACTACTAGAATTGCTTCATAATCTGTCCCCAGGAAAAG GTTCGGAAGATGAGCAATTTGAGGAGGAAAAGGAGTTTATCATCAAGGAAATTGAAAGGCTATCATGCTAA
- the LOC108343411 gene encoding F-box/LRR-repeat protein 4 isoform X1 has translation MRGHNWINTLLPDELLIEIFRRLDSKSSRDACSLVCTRWLRLERLTRAAIRIGASGSPDLFIHLLAARFSNVTTVHIDERLSVSIPTHFQGRRRASENSAVKLHYVADKYGSSSDQSEFDSLCLSDSGLSALAEGFPKLEKLRLIWCSNVTSEGLSSLARKCISLKSLDLQGCYVGDQGLAAIGQCCKQLEDLNLRFCEGLSDTGLVELALGVGNSLKSIRVAACAKITDISMEAVGLHCRSLETLSLDSEFIHNKGLLAVIRGCPHLKVLKLQCINLTDDALKVVGVSCLSLEMLALYSFQRFTDKGLYAIGEGCKKLKNLTLSDCYFLSDKGLEAIATGCKELTHLEVNGCHNIGTLGLESVGKSCQHLSELALLYCQRIGDAGLLQIGQGCKYLQALHLVDCSSIGDEAMCGIASGCKNLKKLHIRRCYEIGSKGIIAVGENCKLLTDLSIRFCDRVGDAALVAIAEGCSLHYLNVSGCHQIGDAGVVAIARGCPQLCYLDVSVLQNLGDMAMVEVGEHCPLLKEIVLSHCRQITDVGLAHLVKSCRMLESCHMVYCSGITSVGVATVVSSCPHIRKVLVEKWKVSQRTKRRAGSVISYVCVDL, from the exons ATGCGAGGCCACAATTGGATCAACACCCTGCTGCCGGACGAGTTACTCATCGAGATCTTCCGCCGCCTCGACTCGAAGTCCAGTCGCGACGCGTGTTCCCTCGTCTGCACGCGCTGGCTCCGTCTCGAGCGCCTCACACGCGCCGCCATCCGAATCGGCGCCTCCGGCTCCCCGGACCTTTTCATTCACCTCCTCGCTGCACGTTTCTCCAACGTCACCACCGTCCACATCGACGAGCGACTCTCCGTTTCGATCCCTACTCACTTT cAGGGAAGAAGACGCGCGAGCGAGAATTCCGCGGTGAAGCTGCATTATGTGGCTGATAAATACGGCTCTTCCTCTGACCAGAGCGAATTCGATTCGCTCTGTCTGTCTGATTCTGGATTGTCTGCTCTCGCCGAAGGCTTTCCCAAACTCGAGAAGCTTAGGTTAATCTGGTGTTCTAACGTCACCAGCGAGGGTTTGTCATCGCTAGCGAGAAAATGCATTTCTTTGAAGTCCTTGGATTTGCAg GGTTGTTATGTTGGAGATCAAGGTTTGGCTGCTATTGGACAGTGTTGCAAGCAACTTGAAGATTTGAATCTGCGTTTCTGTGAAGGATTGAGTGACACGGGTTTGGTTGAATTAGCATTGGGTGTGGGAAATTCGTTAAAATCTATTAGAGTGGCAGCTTGTGCGAAAATAACTGACATTTCAATGGAAGCTGTGGGATTACACTGCAGATCTCTAGAGACCTTGTCATTGGACTCTGAGTTCATCCATAATAAAGGGCTGCTTGCTGTGATTAGAGGATGTCCacatttaaaagttttaaagcTACAATGTATTAATCTAACAGATGATGCTTTGAAAGTTGTGGGAGTTAGTTGTTTGTCTTTGGAGATGTTGGCTCTATACAGTTTTCAGAGATTTACTGATAA GGGTTTGTATGCTATTGGGGAAGGATGTAAGAAGTTAAAGAACTTGACTTTAAGTGATTGCTATTTCCTAAGTGATAAGGGTTTGGAAGCAATTGCTACTGGCTGCAAGGAACTCACTCATCTTGAAGTGAATGGATGCCACAATATTGGAACTTTGGGACTAGAATCTGTGGGAAAATCTTGCCA GCATCTCTCAGAATTAGCATTACTTTACTGCCAAAGAATTGGTGATGCTGGCCTTCTCCAGATTGGACAGGGGTGCAAATACTTGCAAGCGCTGCACTTGGTAGATTGCTCAAGTATTGGAGATGAAGCCATGTGTGGGATAGCCAGTGGCTGCAAGAATCTAAAGAAACTTCATATCCGTCGCTGTTATGAG ATTGGGAGCAAGGGGATCATTGCTGTGGGCGAGAACTGTAAGTTGCTAACAGATCTCAGCATTCGATTCTGTGATAG GGTGGGTGATGCGGCCCTTGTTGCCATAGCTGAGGGCTGTTCCCTTCATTATCTTAATGTTAGTGGTTGCCATCAGATTGGAGATGCTGGAGTGGTAGCCATTGCAAGGGGGTGCCCTCAACTCTGTTACTTGGACGTGAGTGTATTACAG AATTTGGGTGACATGGCTATGGTTGAAGTGGGAGAACACTGTCCATTGCTGAAAGAAATAGTACTCTCACACTGCCGACAAATAACAGATGTTGGGCTAGCCCATCTTGTAAAAAGTTGCAGAATGCTTGAGTCATGCCACATGGTTTATTGTTCAGGTATAACTTCAGTTGGTGTGGCCACCGTGGTTTCTAGCTGCCCCCACATAAGGAAGGTCCTTGTTGAGAAGTGGAAGGTTAGCCAACGTACAAAGCGCCGAGCTGGTTCAGTCATTTCCTATGTGTGTGTGGACCTTTAG
- the LOC108341769 gene encoding uncharacterized protein LOC108341769 → MNFFKSVFSDEPESPPPGSPPPESSPPESSPTESEGPDPPQSNAVWSFGDLIQTLASKSESVLENYRRDFEEFGSGLRKETAVIREAASRAVKDLPTSLDVGAAVAQESLESVGQAIDDIGSTVWNSTAQIISHGRDSFLASDSDSFDSINYDSNNSNAGKKLLSVGSSDRGLDLKRYRRFDNLVQALQCDVNSYLEDPEDLEKFSDWKLGFELDKKEEEIRDLFEENGAVEEIYEKVVPSKTDHESFWSRYFYRLHKLKQAEDARAKLVKSAISRNEEEDLSWDFDDEDDDEDGNNGYEPLRNTSRVSLAKEGNSADVGGADTVQSSKKDLEIEEEDDGKGVENIQAEKKALNIEEEDGGKGVSPESKTGVDDKLEEGKYKEKVASSFPEHESGSGDNLDAKCEEKEPTEGKADNDNSGSCKDSDISVVSSQLSMPGEEEIGWDEIEDIESNDENKGDAVGSASRIHLQKRLSVTEQDEEDLSWDIEDEEEAVKS, encoded by the coding sequence ATGAACTTTTTCAAGTCCGTCTTCTCCGACGAACCCGAATCACCGCCGCCTGGATCGCCGCCACCCGAATCGTCGCCACCCGAATCGTCGCCAACTGAATCGGAAGGCCCCGATCCACCGCAGAGCAACGCCGTGTGGAGCTTCGGCGACCTCATCCAAACCCTCGCCTCCAAATCGGAGTCCGTCCTCGAGAACTACCGTCGCGATTTCGAGGAATTCGGCTCGGGGCTCAGGAAGGAGACGGCGGTGATACGCGAAGCTGCCTCGCGTGCCGTGAAGGACCTTCCGACGTCGCTCGACGTTGGCGCAGCGGTGGCGCAGGAGTCGCTCGAGTCCGTTGGCCAAGCCATTGACGACATCGGCAGCACCGTTTGGAATTCGACGGCGCAGATTATCTCTCACGGTAGGGACTCGTTTTTAGCCTCTGATTCCGATTCATTCGATTCGATTAATTACGACAGTAATAATAGCAATGCTGGCAAGAAACTGTTGAGTGTTGGTAGTAGTGATCGGGGTTTGGATTTGAAACGGTATAGAAGGTTTGATAATCTGGTGCAGGCGCTTCAGTGTGATGTGAATAGCTATTTGGAGGATCCTGAGGATTTAGAGAAATTCAGTGActggaaattagggtttgagttggacaagaaggaggaggagattAGGGATTTGTTTGAAGAGAATGGGGCTGTTGAGGAGATTTATGAGAAGGTTGTACCTAGTAAGACTGATCACGAGAGTTTCTGGAGCAGATATTTTTATAGGCTTCATAAGCTGAAGCAAGCCGAGGATGCGAGAGCTAAGCTCGTGAAAAGTGCAATTTCCAGAAATGAGGAAGAGGATTTGAGCTGGGATTTTGATGATGAAGACGATGATGAAGATGGCAATAATGGGTATGAGCCTTTACGTAATACCAGTAGGGTTTCATTGGCGAAAGAGGGAAACTCTGCTGATGTTGGTGGTGCTGACACTGTTCAGTCTAGTAAGAAGGATTTAGAGATAGAAGAAGAGGATGATGGGAAGGGTGTTGAGAATATTCAAGCTGAGAAGAAGGCTTTGAATATAGAGGAAGAGGACGGTGGGAAGGGTGTTTCTCCTGAATCCAAAACTGGTGTTGATGATAAATTGGAGGAGGggaaatataaagaaaaagtggCATCTAGTTTTCCTGAACATGAAAGTGGCAGTGGGGACAACTTGGATGCCAAATGCGAAGAGAAAGAGCCAACCGAAGGTAAGGCAGATAATGATAACAGTGGATCGTGCAAAGACAGTGATATTTCAGTTGTTTCAAGCCAGCTTTCAATGCCTGGAGAAGAAGAGATTGGCTGGGATGAAATTGAGGATATTGAAAGCAATGATGAGAATAAAGGGGATGCTGTTGGGTCCGCAAGTAGGATTCATTTGCAGAAGAGGTTGAGTGTGACAGAGCAAGATGAGGAGGATCTTAGTTGGGACATTGAAGATGAAGAGGAGGCAGTCAAATCATGA
- the LOC108342474 gene encoding S-adenosylmethionine decarboxylase proenzyme 4, with the protein MAFAFSGFEGFEKRLELHFFCDDPALLQLGLRKLDFDCIHQTLQEVQCTVVSAVGNSYFDAYVLSESSLFVYPTKIIIKTCGTTQLLKSMTPLIFYAHTHLGLTLSSCRYTRGTFIFPLSQPFPHTSFNDEVTYIEATLPPNLCFRKASIMPSKSSSHAWHVFTATSDSHALYHHNYTLEICMTDLDPLLAGKFFRRPGDGRSGDSAGREMTELTGIDGINPHALVCDFAFDPCGYSMNGMDGEWYSTIHVTPEEGYSYASFECVGSRSSEVDVVHVVRKVVQIFRPGTMSVSTTSLGNEVWRKVAGAVEPMGMKLRSCAMDQFPDSGSVVFQTFSPLRRKSGH; encoded by the coding sequence ATGGCATTCGCATTCTCAGGTTTCGAAGGCTTCGAGAAGCGCCTCGAGCTTCATTTCTTCTGTGACGACCCAGCCCTGCTTCAACTGGGTCTCCGAAAGCTCGACTTCGATTGCATACACCAAACTCTGCAAGAGGTTCAATGCACGGTGGTTTCAGCCGTTGGAAACTCCTACTTCGACGCTTATGTGTTGTCAGAATCGAGCCTCTTTGTGTACCCAACAAAGATCATAATCAAAACGTGTGGGACCACGCAGCTTCTCAAATCCATGACACCATTGATCTTCTACGCCCACACCCACCTCGGCCTAACGCTCTCCTCCTGCCGCTACACTCGCGGAACCTTCATCTTCCCTCTGTCACAACCCTTCCCTCACACGAGCTTCAACGACGAAGTCACCTACATAGAAGCCACGCTCCCTCCCAACCTGTGCTTCCGAAAAGCCTCCATCATGCCCTCCAAGTCATCCTCCCACGCCTGGCACGTCTTCACCGCCACCAGTGACTCCCACGCGCTCTACCACCACAACTACACGTTGGAAATCTGCATGACGGACCTCGACCCCCTACTCGCAGGGAAGTTCTTCCGCCGTCCCGGCGACGGCAGAAGCGGGGACTCGGCCGGGAGGGAAATGACGGAGCTGACGGGGATCGACGGGATTAACCCGCACGCGTTGGTGTGCGACTTCGCGTTCGACCCGTGCGGGTACTCGATGAACGGCATGGATGGGGAGTGGTACTCGACGATTCACGTGACTCCGGAGGAGGGTTACAGCTACGCGAGCTTCGAGTGCGTGGGGTCGAGGTCGAGTGAGGTGGACGTAGTCCACGTGGTGAGGAAGGTGGTGCAGATATTCCGACCGGGGACGATGTCGGTGTCGACGACGTCGTTGGGGAACGAGGTTTGGAGAAAGGTGGCGGGTGCGGTGGAGCCCATGGGGATGAAATTGAGGAGTTGCGCCATGGACCAGTTCCCGGATTCTGGGAGTGTGGTGTTTCAAACGTTTTCGCCGCTTCGTCGGAAAAGTGGACATTAG
- the LOC108341781 gene encoding BI1-like protein, giving the protein MFETQQMYARAKTEEFDVESGETLYPGLSLGENQLRWGFIRKVYGILSAQIVLTTLVSLVTVFYSPINDLLKGNSTLLLVLVFLPFVFLIPLLKYQQKHPHNYIFLGLFTVSISSTVGVTCANTDGKIVLEALVLTSAVVSSLTGYAFWASKKGKDFSYLGPILFTSLFTLFLTGMMQMFFPLGPTAHAIYGAIGAMIFSGYIVYDTDNLIKRFTYDEYIGASVTLYLDILNLFLSILRVLREANN; this is encoded by the exons ATGTTCGAGACGCAGCAGATGTACGCACGTGCGAAGACAGAGGAATTCGACGTCGAATCGGGCGAAACGCTCTACCCAGGGTTGAGCCTCGGCGAGAACCAGCTCCGATGGGGTTTCATCCGCAAGGTCTACGGCATCCTCTCCGCTCAGATCGTCCTCACCACACTCGTTTCTCTCGTAACCGTTTTCTATTCCCCAATTAACGACCTCCTCAAGGGAAATTCCACTCTCCTCCTCGTTCTCGTTTTTCTCCCCTTCGTCt TTTTGATTCCCCTGCTCAAGTACCAGCAGAAGCATCCGCATAATTACATCTTCCTTGGACTCTTCACCGTCTCCATCAGCTCCACTGTGGGAGTCACGTGTGCCAACACCGACG GGAAAATTGTGCTTGAGGCGTTGGTTTTGACTTCGGCTGTGGTTTCCTCTCTCACGGGATATGCTTTTTGGGCTTCCAAGAAGGGCAAGGATTTTAGCTACCTTGGCCCGATATTGTTCACCTCCCTGTTTACTCTTTTCCTCACCGGCATGATGCAG ATGTTCTTCCCTCTTGGGCCTACTGCCCATGCTATCTATGGTGCAATTGGTGCCATGATTTTCTCGGGCTATATTGTGTATGACACCGACAATCTGATCAAGCGCTTCACTTATGATGAGTACATTGGAGCCTCGGTCACTCTTTATCTTGACATTCTCAATCTCTTCCTTTCCATCTTAAGGGTCCTCAGGGAGGCAAATAATTAG
- the LOC108343411 gene encoding F-box/LRR-repeat protein 4 isoform X2, whose translation MRGHNWINTLLPDELLIEIFRRLDSKSSRDACSLVCTRWLRLERLTRAAIRIGASGSPDLFIHLLAARFSNVTTVHIDERLSVSIPTHFGRRRASENSAVKLHYVADKYGSSSDQSEFDSLCLSDSGLSALAEGFPKLEKLRLIWCSNVTSEGLSSLARKCISLKSLDLQGCYVGDQGLAAIGQCCKQLEDLNLRFCEGLSDTGLVELALGVGNSLKSIRVAACAKITDISMEAVGLHCRSLETLSLDSEFIHNKGLLAVIRGCPHLKVLKLQCINLTDDALKVVGVSCLSLEMLALYSFQRFTDKGLYAIGEGCKKLKNLTLSDCYFLSDKGLEAIATGCKELTHLEVNGCHNIGTLGLESVGKSCQHLSELALLYCQRIGDAGLLQIGQGCKYLQALHLVDCSSIGDEAMCGIASGCKNLKKLHIRRCYEIGSKGIIAVGENCKLLTDLSIRFCDRVGDAALVAIAEGCSLHYLNVSGCHQIGDAGVVAIARGCPQLCYLDVSVLQNLGDMAMVEVGEHCPLLKEIVLSHCRQITDVGLAHLVKSCRMLESCHMVYCSGITSVGVATVVSSCPHIRKVLVEKWKVSQRTKRRAGSVISYVCVDL comes from the exons ATGCGAGGCCACAATTGGATCAACACCCTGCTGCCGGACGAGTTACTCATCGAGATCTTCCGCCGCCTCGACTCGAAGTCCAGTCGCGACGCGTGTTCCCTCGTCTGCACGCGCTGGCTCCGTCTCGAGCGCCTCACACGCGCCGCCATCCGAATCGGCGCCTCCGGCTCCCCGGACCTTTTCATTCACCTCCTCGCTGCACGTTTCTCCAACGTCACCACCGTCCACATCGACGAGCGACTCTCCGTTTCGATCCCTACTCACTTT GGAAGAAGACGCGCGAGCGAGAATTCCGCGGTGAAGCTGCATTATGTGGCTGATAAATACGGCTCTTCCTCTGACCAGAGCGAATTCGATTCGCTCTGTCTGTCTGATTCTGGATTGTCTGCTCTCGCCGAAGGCTTTCCCAAACTCGAGAAGCTTAGGTTAATCTGGTGTTCTAACGTCACCAGCGAGGGTTTGTCATCGCTAGCGAGAAAATGCATTTCTTTGAAGTCCTTGGATTTGCAg GGTTGTTATGTTGGAGATCAAGGTTTGGCTGCTATTGGACAGTGTTGCAAGCAACTTGAAGATTTGAATCTGCGTTTCTGTGAAGGATTGAGTGACACGGGTTTGGTTGAATTAGCATTGGGTGTGGGAAATTCGTTAAAATCTATTAGAGTGGCAGCTTGTGCGAAAATAACTGACATTTCAATGGAAGCTGTGGGATTACACTGCAGATCTCTAGAGACCTTGTCATTGGACTCTGAGTTCATCCATAATAAAGGGCTGCTTGCTGTGATTAGAGGATGTCCacatttaaaagttttaaagcTACAATGTATTAATCTAACAGATGATGCTTTGAAAGTTGTGGGAGTTAGTTGTTTGTCTTTGGAGATGTTGGCTCTATACAGTTTTCAGAGATTTACTGATAA GGGTTTGTATGCTATTGGGGAAGGATGTAAGAAGTTAAAGAACTTGACTTTAAGTGATTGCTATTTCCTAAGTGATAAGGGTTTGGAAGCAATTGCTACTGGCTGCAAGGAACTCACTCATCTTGAAGTGAATGGATGCCACAATATTGGAACTTTGGGACTAGAATCTGTGGGAAAATCTTGCCA GCATCTCTCAGAATTAGCATTACTTTACTGCCAAAGAATTGGTGATGCTGGCCTTCTCCAGATTGGACAGGGGTGCAAATACTTGCAAGCGCTGCACTTGGTAGATTGCTCAAGTATTGGAGATGAAGCCATGTGTGGGATAGCCAGTGGCTGCAAGAATCTAAAGAAACTTCATATCCGTCGCTGTTATGAG ATTGGGAGCAAGGGGATCATTGCTGTGGGCGAGAACTGTAAGTTGCTAACAGATCTCAGCATTCGATTCTGTGATAG GGTGGGTGATGCGGCCCTTGTTGCCATAGCTGAGGGCTGTTCCCTTCATTATCTTAATGTTAGTGGTTGCCATCAGATTGGAGATGCTGGAGTGGTAGCCATTGCAAGGGGGTGCCCTCAACTCTGTTACTTGGACGTGAGTGTATTACAG AATTTGGGTGACATGGCTATGGTTGAAGTGGGAGAACACTGTCCATTGCTGAAAGAAATAGTACTCTCACACTGCCGACAAATAACAGATGTTGGGCTAGCCCATCTTGTAAAAAGTTGCAGAATGCTTGAGTCATGCCACATGGTTTATTGTTCAGGTATAACTTCAGTTGGTGTGGCCACCGTGGTTTCTAGCTGCCCCCACATAAGGAAGGTCCTTGTTGAGAAGTGGAAGGTTAGCCAACGTACAAAGCGCCGAGCTGGTTCAGTCATTTCCTATGTGTGTGTGGACCTTTAG